A stretch of the Luteimonas sp. JM171 genome encodes the following:
- a CDS encoding Dam family site-specific DNA-(adenine-N6)-methyltransferase, whose protein sequence is MEPADCAQEALSPFLKWAGGKRWFVRHHADLFPATYNRYFEPFLGGGAVYFHLRPQRAVLNDVNPEVIAAYQAIKEHWVGLKRSLTHHQRYHDADNDYYYTVRARTPTTLVQQASRMIYLNRTCFNGIYRVNRQGEFNVPRGSKDSVLMDTDDFKSMAILLATADLRVGDFEDVIDEAEEDDLVFADPPYTVRHNLNGFIKYNEVLFSWADQERLARALKRAAARGAKVVATNANHHSVRSLYESWDFLTRSTSRFSQISADGASRKQFEELIITCNI, encoded by the coding sequence ATGGAGCCAGCAGATTGCGCCCAAGAAGCGCTTAGCCCGTTCCTGAAATGGGCTGGTGGTAAGCGCTGGTTTGTCCGGCATCATGCGGACCTGTTTCCTGCCACCTACAACCGTTATTTCGAACCATTTCTGGGTGGCGGCGCCGTCTACTTCCACCTGCGGCCGCAGCGGGCCGTGCTCAATGATGTGAACCCTGAGGTGATCGCCGCCTACCAAGCAATCAAGGAGCATTGGGTCGGACTCAAGAGAAGTTTGACCCACCACCAGCGTTATCACGACGCGGACAATGACTACTATTACACCGTCCGTGCGAGAACGCCAACAACGCTGGTGCAGCAGGCCTCGCGGATGATCTATCTCAACAGGACCTGCTTTAACGGCATCTACCGTGTCAATCGTCAGGGCGAGTTCAACGTGCCCCGGGGAAGCAAAGATAGCGTCCTAATGGACACCGATGACTTCAAATCCATGGCCATCTTGCTGGCCACGGCCGATCTTCGGGTGGGTGATTTTGAAGACGTTATCGATGAGGCCGAGGAAGATGACCTGGTATTTGCCGATCCACCTTATACCGTGCGGCACAACCTCAACGGTTTCATCAAATACAACGAAGTTCTATTTTCATGGGCTGACCAGGAACGACTGGCGAGGGCGCTCAAGCGCGCGGCTGCCCGCGGCGCAAAAGTCGTGGCCACCAATGCCAACCATCACTCTGTTCGATCGCTGTATGAGAGCTGGGATTTCCTGACGCGCTCGACAAGCCGGTTCTCACAAATTTCGGCTGACGGCGCAAGTCGCAAACAATTCGAAGAGCTCATCATTACCTGCAATATCTAG